In Tenacibaculum pacificus, a single window of DNA contains:
- a CDS encoding 7-carboxy-7-deazaguanine synthase QueE — MLKKEVQELIDKGQMLPLMEEFYTIQGEGSHTGTAAYFIRIGGCDVGCHWCDVKESWDANLHPPTKTDIIVSNAKQYAKTVVITGGEPLMWSLDYITSELQDKGMKTHIETSGAYAFSGVWDWFCLSPKKTKLPTKECYKEADELKMIIHNKNDFKFAEEQAEKVGKKCQLFLQPEWSKKEEMTPLIIDYVMKNPKWRISLQTHKFLNIP, encoded by the coding sequence ATGTTGAAAAAAGAAGTACAAGAGTTAATTGATAAAGGACAAATGCTTCCATTAATGGAGGAATTTTATACTATTCAAGGAGAAGGATCGCACACAGGTACTGCGGCTTATTTTATTAGAATTGGAGGTTGTGATGTCGGATGTCATTGGTGTGACGTTAAAGAAAGTTGGGATGCAAATTTACATCCACCAACCAAAACAGACATTATTGTTTCCAATGCTAAACAATATGCTAAAACAGTAGTAATTACAGGTGGTGAACCTTTAATGTGGAGTTTAGATTATATTACATCTGAACTGCAAGATAAAGGAATGAAAACACACATCGAAACATCAGGAGCATATGCTTTTTCTGGAGTTTGGGATTGGTTTTGCTTATCTCCTAAAAAAACAAAACTACCTACAAAGGAGTGTTATAAAGAGGCAGATGAATTAAAAATGATTATTCATAACAAGAATGATTTTAAGTTTGCAGAAGAGCAAGCTGAAAAAGTTGGCAAGAAATGTCAATTATTTTTACAACCTGAATGGAGTAAAAAAGAAGAAATGACTCCGTTAATTATTGATTATGTAATGAAAAACCCAAAATGGCGAATTTCTTTACAAACTCATAAATTTTTGAATATACCTTAA
- a CDS encoding acetyl-CoA carboxylase carboxyltransferase subunit alpha → MEYLDFELPIKELEDQLAKCFAIGEESDVDVTETSRNIEIKLEKAKKEIYKNITPWQRVQLSRHPNRPYTLDYIKAICGDTFMELHGDRSVKDDKAMIGGLGKIGDQSFMFIGQQKGYNTKTRQYRNFGMANPEGYRKALRLMKMAEKFGIPVVTLVDTPGAYPGLEAEERGQGEAIARNILEMTRLKTPIITIVIGEGASGGAVGIGVGNKVYMMENTWYTVISPESCSSILWRSWEYKEKAAEVLKLTGEDMKRLELIDGIIEEPVGGAHADKEGAYKAVQAQIVSAFDELKDLTEAELIAQRMDKYANMGVYKE, encoded by the coding sequence ATGGAATATTTAGATTTTGAATTGCCAATAAAAGAACTAGAAGATCAGTTGGCGAAATGTTTTGCTATAGGAGAAGAAAGTGATGTAGATGTTACAGAGACCTCTAGGAATATTGAAATAAAATTAGAAAAGGCTAAAAAAGAGATATACAAAAATATAACACCTTGGCAACGTGTACAATTATCACGTCATCCAAACCGTCCATATACCTTAGATTATATCAAGGCTATTTGTGGAGACACTTTTATGGAGTTACATGGTGATCGTAGCGTAAAAGATGACAAAGCTATGATTGGTGGTTTAGGTAAAATAGGCGATCAATCGTTTATGTTTATCGGTCAACAAAAAGGATATAATACTAAAACACGTCAGTACCGTAATTTCGGAATGGCAAACCCTGAAGGATATCGTAAGGCATTGCGTTTGATGAAAATGGCAGAGAAATTTGGCATTCCTGTCGTAACTTTAGTAGATACTCCAGGTGCTTATCCAGGTTTAGAAGCTGAAGAAAGAGGACAAGGAGAAGCAATTGCTCGTAATATTCTTGAAATGACGAGGCTTAAAACACCTATTATAACAATAGTTATTGGTGAAGGTGCTTCAGGAGGTGCTGTAGGTATTGGTGTAGGAAATAAAGTATATATGATGGAAAACACTTGGTATACGGTAATTTCACCAGAATCATGTTCTTCTATTTTATGGCGTAGCTGGGAATATAAAGAAAAAGCAGCCGAAGTATTGAAATTAACAGGTGAAGATATGAAGCGATTAGAATTAATCGACGGAATTATTGAAGAGCCAGTTGGAGGTGCACATGCTGATAAAGAAGGAGCTTATAAAGCAGTACAAGCACAAATAGTAAGTGCTTTTGATGAATTAAAAGATTTAACAGAAGCCGAATTAATTGCCCAGCGTATGGATAAATACGCAAATATGGGGGTGTATAAAGAATAA
- a CDS encoding DMT family transporter encodes MQESKLKHYLQLHFIVFIWGFSAILGALISLDAIPLTWYRMTIAVVFIAVYFIIRKISFKVDRKGLLKFAFSGVIIAAHWVTFFMAIKVSNISVALVTMSTGAFFTSLIEPLFFRRKIQIIEILLGLLVIGGLYIIFNFQSEYTLGIIYALISAFLSALFAVLNGLYIKKYDANTISFYQLLFGALAVTLYLLFTQKFSVAFFQLPTNDWLYLILLSSICTGYAFIASVDIMKYLTPYTVMLTINLEPIYAIVFALIIFGEKEQMSTEFYYGAFIILGVVLLNGVIKNMRSIKDKFKKN; translated from the coding sequence ATGCAAGAAAGTAAACTAAAACACTACCTACAATTACACTTTATTGTTTTTATATGGGGGTTTTCAGCAATATTAGGTGCTTTAATCTCTCTTGATGCAATTCCTTTAACTTGGTATCGTATGACAATAGCAGTGGTATTTATTGCTGTTTATTTTATAATTCGTAAAATATCTTTTAAGGTCGATCGTAAAGGGCTTTTAAAATTTGCTTTTTCAGGAGTAATAATTGCCGCACATTGGGTTACTTTTTTTATGGCAATAAAAGTATCAAATATTTCCGTGGCTTTAGTAACTATGAGTACAGGTGCTTTTTTTACATCGCTGATTGAACCGCTGTTTTTTAGAAGAAAAATTCAAATTATTGAAATTTTATTAGGACTATTAGTTATTGGAGGCTTGTATATTATTTTTAATTTTCAAAGTGAATATACTTTAGGGATAATTTACGCATTAATATCTGCATTTTTATCAGCATTATTTGCTGTTTTAAATGGTCTTTATATTAAAAAATACGATGCAAATACTATTTCTTTTTATCAATTATTATTTGGTGCATTAGCGGTAACATTATATTTATTATTTACACAAAAATTTTCAGTAGCTTTTTTTCAACTACCAACGAATGATTGGTTGTATTTAATTTTATTAAGTAGTATTTGTACTGGGTACGCTTTTATTGCTTCGGTAGATATAATGAAGTACTTAACGCCTTATACAGTAATGCTAACTATTAATTTAGAGCCTATTTATGCTATTGTTTTTGCGTTAATCATATTTGGCGAAAAAGAACAAATGAGTACAGAGTTTTATTATGGTGCATTTATTATTTTAGGAGTTGTTTTATTAAACGGAGTTATCAAAAATATGAGGTCTATCAAAGATAAATTTAAGAAAAATTAA
- a CDS encoding LptF/LptG family permease: protein MVELYKRTSLPIACYILTLIAVALAYKKTRGGIGVNLALGISLMFIYVFFLKVAEVLGAVAGANALLNVWIPNVVFGTYSLYLYFNARK, encoded by the coding sequence TTGGTAGAACTATATAAACGTACCAGTTTACCAATAGCATGTTATATTTTGACATTAATAGCAGTTGCTTTAGCATACAAAAAAACAAGAGGAGGAATAGGTGTTAATTTAGCCTTAGGTATCTCTTTAATGTTTATATATGTATTCTTTTTAAAAGTAGCAGAAGTATTAGGTGCAGTAGCTGGCGCAAATGCCTTATTAAATGTATGGATACCAAATGTTGTGTTTGGTACATATTCACTTTATTTATATTTTAATGCAAGAAAGTAA